From the Lactobacillus johnsonii genome, the window TTAACTCCCGATGGTTGATCAGTTGGAGCAAAGAAGACTTTCATTCCCTGTCGACTAGCTGCTATTACTTTCTTATCAACGCCGCCAATCATTCCTACTTTTCCTTGATCATCAATCGTCCCAGTCCCTGCTATCTTTTTAGAACTAAGTTTTTTTCCGGTAAATAATTGATAACATTCGAGCGTAAACATTAATCCAGCTGAAGGGCCGCCAATATCTTCCGCATCAATTTTTACTGCAGGCTTTGTTACTACCCGCGTATGATCTACAAGTTGAATACCGATTCCGTAACGGTTAGTTCCAGAAAGTTTTACCGTTTCACCGGAGAAAGTTAGGTGTTTTTTTCCTCTAATAACTTCAATTCTTACCTTACTCTTCTTTAAAGAAGAAACATATTTAATTAATTCTTGACTAGAATTGAATTTCTTACTATTTACGCTAACTAATACGTCTCCTACCTTCAACTTATTTTTAAAAGTTGAATTACTCATTATTTCCATTACGTAAACGCCTAAGAACTCTTGACGATGCGGAACATTTGCCTTCTTAGCCGCATAGTAAATAGCATTATTTTGACTAGTTTCCATGTAATACTGCTGCATTTGGTTATATTCTGCACTAGTCGATGTTCCCATTAATTCATCCTTTGAGTAGCGACTATCTGCTGGCCTCAAAAAACTTGTCAAATAATCAATCATTACCGCCGGTCGTTCGCTTACAGTTACCAAATAAAAATTAGGATTAGCCTTTCTAGTACTTTTTACATATTTACTAATCTGAAAAGCTTCACCAGGAGCTTCAATATAATATTGCGTTGGCCACAGACAAAATACAACTGCTATTAAAAATGCTGCTATTCCTAGCAGCCAAAACTTTAATTTTCTATTTTTTTTCATTATTTCTATTCCTCAATTTTTCTTCCAATGCAGCTGCGACTGGTTTTGGAACTAAGGTTGAAACATCCCCACCAAAAAATACAGTTTCTTTAATCATACTAGAAGAAATAAAGCTATCTTCTGGGCGAGTAAACAATAAAACTGTATTTAAATCTGGATCTAAGGTCTTGTTGATTCCAGCTATATCACGCTCGTAGTTAAAATCGGCTGTATTTCGCAATCCACGAACAATTGCGCCTGCACCAAGTTCATGTGCTACTTCCACGGTCAACTCAGCTGGTCGAGCAATAACTTCAACTTTTTCGTTGTTTTCAAAAACTTTTCTCGCCAATTCTAAACGTTCTTTTTCATTAAAAAGATACTTTTTACTAGTATTGGTCATAATTACTACATATAATTTTTCAAACATATGAGATGCACCTTCAATCACCTCAACATGTCCATTAGTTATTGGGTCAAAACTTCCGGGAAAAATCGCCTTTATCATTTTAATCTCTTTCGTAAACCTTTACCTTTGTTCGTCCTAACTGATGATCCTTAATAATTGAAAAGCCAGAAACCTCTGGTAATTCATCATGTTCATCTGTCTCCGCTACAACAAGCGCCTTCTCATTTAATAGGTTATTCTCAAGCAATTTCGTCATAATCTTTACAATTTTTTGTTTAGCATAAGGTGGGTCAAGAAAAATAAGATCAAATTTCTTACCCTCATCCTGCAAAATTTTAATTGCGCGATTATCACTACACTTTAAGACTCTGAATCTTTCTTCTTCCTTGGTGAGTTCAACATTTTTTTTGATAACCTGGCATGCCTGACAACTAATATCTACTAAAACAGCCTCATCATAGCCACGAGAAACAGCTTCAATTCCTAAGGCACCACTGCCGGCATATAGATCGAGTACTTGACCGCCATCAAAAAATTGCCCCAAAGAATTAAATAAAGACCCTTTTACCTTATCGCTAGTTGGTCGAGTGGCATTACTCTTCAATGTATGCAAATTACGCTTAGCATATTTTCCTGCAATAATTCTCAAACTCGTAAATCCTCGTTTTCTTCTCGTAATTTTTCTGCTTCTTCTTTTAGTTCCCGCATCATTTTTTCCTCGTGTTCAGCAGAGAAATCAAGCTCATCAGTTTTTGATGTTTCCACAGACTGTACATAACTTTTGCTTCTGAGCTCTGCAATTGTCTTAGCTGCGTATTGTGAACTGACATATAAAATCACATACTTATTTTTACGTGAAAAATAAATAATATTACCAAATCTACGCAACTTATACTGATCGCTAATTTGATTCAGCCAAACAATTATCTGCGTACGGGGAGTCATTTTTTCATTTGACTCATCCTTAAAAACCAAACTCAAAGTACACTCCTACTTTCTACTAATGCTTTCTTTTCAGCAGCTGAAATATTTAAGACTAAACCTAAAGCAGCAGTTAGCACAATCATTGATGATCCCCCATAAGAAATAAATGGTAAGGTTACCCCAGTAATTGGCAATAATCCTAAAACTGCTCCTACATTAAAGAGCGTTTCTGTAAAAATCATGGTTACAACCCCGAAACAAACTAAAGCATTAAATTGTGAATCGGCATGAATTCCTACTTCCATAATGCGCCACATTAAAAAGAATAATAAGGTAATAATCACAATGGCGCCAATTACTCCTAACTCTTCAGCGGTAATAGATAAAATGAAATCAGTATATGGTTCAGGTAAGTAGCCTCTCTTTTGCATACTATTACCTAATCCAACACCAAACAAACCACCATTATGAATTGCATAATAGGAGTTTACCAGCTGTGCACCACCTGTTTTTTCTAGCTTAAAGGGATGGGCAAAAGCGAGCAAGCGCTGAAATTGATAGGAATCTTTGATGAATCCTGGGGTCCAAAACAATAAAATTGCCATCAATAAAACAATTCCTAGTAGTAACCCTACTAACCAATAAACAGCTAATCTTGTGGGAATTCCTGAGACACTATACATGACAAAAACAATCATAAATAGAATGGCTGAACCACCAAAGTCAGGCTCTAAAATTACCAAACCAATCATCAAGAATGAAATTACAGTTGGCCCAAATAAATTATGCCAAATTTGTCCCGGAACAAACTTTCCATCTCGTCTCGACAAGACAAAAGCCAAATAAAGAACTAGAGATAATTTAGCTACTTCCACTGGCTGAATATTAATAAATCCTAAATTAATCCAACCAACAGCACCATTAACAGCAGCTTTTCCATGACTAACAATTTTAAGAACGATTAAAAACATTAACATCAAAAATGAAATTCCTAAGTAGGACATAACAAATTTTCTGTTTTTGAATACTC encodes:
- a CDS encoding FtsW/RodA/SpoVE family cell cycle protein, with translation MRQKLRYLDYSILIPYLVLSTIGVIMVYSASSDILLVNGFSPSVYMKRQIIYFLAAFIAFGIPCFALKLRVFKNRKFVMSYLGISFLMLMFLIVLKIVSHGKAAVNGAVGWINLGFINIQPVEVAKLSLVLYLAFVLSRRDGKFVPGQIWHNLFGPTVISFLMIGLVILEPDFGGSAILFMIVFVMYSVSGIPTRLAVYWLVGLLLGIVLLMAILLFWTPGFIKDSYQFQRLLAFAHPFKLEKTGGAQLVNSYYAIHNGGLFGVGLGNSMQKRGYLPEPYTDFILSITAEELGVIGAIVIITLLFFLMWRIMEVGIHADSQFNALVCFGVVTMIFTETLFNVGAVLGLLPITGVTLPFISYGGSSMIVLTAALGLVLNISAAEKKALVESRSVL
- the rsmD gene encoding 16S rRNA (guanine(966)-N(2))-methyltransferase RsmD, yielding MRIIAGKYAKRNLHTLKSNATRPTSDKVKGSLFNSLGQFFDGGQVLDLYAGSGALGIEAVSRGYDEAVLVDISCQACQVIKKNVELTKEEERFRVLKCSDNRAIKILQDEGKKFDLIFLDPPYAKQKIVKIMTKLLENNLLNEKALVVAETDEHDELPEVSGFSIIKDHQLGRTKVKVYERD
- a CDS encoding SepM family pheromone-processing serine protease gives rise to the protein MKKNRKLKFWLLGIAAFLIAVVFCLWPTQYYIEAPGEAFQISKYVKSTRKANPNFYLVTVSERPAVMIDYLTSFLRPADSRYSKDELMGTSTSAEYNQMQQYYMETSQNNAIYYAAKKANVPHRQEFLGVYVMEIMSNSTFKNKLKVGDVLVSVNSKKFNSSQELIKYVSSLKKSKVRIEVIRGKKHLTFSGETVKLSGTNRYGIGIQLVDHTRVVTKPAVKIDAEDIGGPSAGLMFTLECYQLFTGKKLSSKKIAGTGTIDDQGKVGMIGGVDKKVIAASRQGMKVFFAPTDQPSGVKKSETNYAEAVKTAKKIHTKMKIVPVARFEDALNYLEK
- a CDS encoding YlbG family protein; amino-acid sequence: MSLVFKDESNEKMTPRTQIIVWLNQISDQYKLRRFGNIIYFSRKNKYVILYVSSQYAAKTIAELRSKSYVQSVETSKTDELDFSAEHEEKMMRELKEEAEKLREENEDLRV
- the coaD gene encoding pantetheine-phosphate adenylyltransferase, giving the protein MIKAIFPGSFDPITNGHVEVIEGASHMFEKLYVVIMTNTSKKYLFNEKERLELARKVFENNEKVEVIARPAELTVEVAHELGAGAIVRGLRNTADFNYERDIAGINKTLDPDLNTVLLFTRPEDSFISSSMIKETVFFGGDVSTLVPKPVAAALEEKLRNRNNEKK